A genome region from Nicotiana tabacum cultivar K326 chromosome 13, ASM71507v2, whole genome shotgun sequence includes the following:
- the LOC107781778 gene encoding uncharacterized protein LOC107781778 yields MHGSSSIYNQAKRKCEDLLKQKHSTQTSFDRQSTQTKLEYKIRLKASIEVVRLLLNQGLAFRGHHEDESSLNKGNFLEILSRYTERCDKIRDLVLKKAPKNDQLTSHKIQKDIIIACKIETVKEIMDDLNGDFFALLVDESCDVSRKDQLATVMRYVNRCGSMVEHFIGIVHVRNTTALCLKKAIVDYLAQHSLNLSYVHGQCYDGASNMQGDLRGLKTLIQQESKSAYFIHCFAHQLQLTLVAVSKKCLEVGELVLLVSNVLNIVGGSFKRMDDLRESQAEKVQEALDMGELETGRGLNQELGLARAADTRWGSHYKSFKNFISIFGSIIDVLDTIVVDVRTLKERVKAKGYLSTCQTFEVAFMLHLMRDILAITNELNTSLQKKEQDIANAILLVEVAKKRLQKLREEECDSLIDKVSAFCVKYNILIPNFDDLYVNSGRSRRKVADYTILHHYRVDIFFKIIDWQVQELNARFNEVTTNLLVGLACLNPVDSFSSFDINKILRMTELYPDDFDENIMVTLKNQLETCIVDVRDVDERFSNLQGLVDLSETLVKTKKHLNYPFVFRLVKFALLLPVATATVERTFSAMKSIKSELRNRMNDEFMSGCLVPYVERKIFNTISDETIMNTFQEIKTRRGQL; encoded by the coding sequence ATGCATGGGTCGAGCAGTATTTATAATCAGGCAAAAAGGAAATGTGAAGATCTATTAAAACAAAAACATTCAACTCAAACTTCATTTGATAGGCAATCTACTCAAACCAAGCTCGAATACAAAATTCGCTTGAAGGCTTCAATTGAGGTGGTAAGACTCCTATTGAATCAAGGATTGGCATTTCGTGGACATCATGAAGATGAATCATCATTAAACAAGGGTAACTTTCTTGAGATTCTTTCACGGTATACAGAGAGGTGCGATAAAATTCGTGATCTTGTGTTGAAAAAGGCTCCAAAGAATGATCAGTTGACTTCTCATAAAATTCAAAAAGACATTATCATTGCATGTAAAATAGAAACAGTTAAAGAAATTATGGACGATCTAAATGGAGACTTTTTTGCATTACTAGTTGATGAATCATGTGATGTATCACGCAAAGATCAATTAGCTACTGTCATGCGATATGTTAATAGATGTGGATCTATGGTGGAGCATTTTATTGGGATCGTTCATGTTCGTAATACTACTGCTTTGTGTTTAAAGAAAGCAATTGTTGATTACCTTGCTCAACATTCTTTGAATTTATCTTATGTGCATGGACAGTGCTATGATGGAGCAAGCAACATGCAAGGGGATTTACGTGGCCTCAAAACTTTGATTCAACAAGAAAGTAAATCTGCTTATTTCATTCATTGTTTTGCACACCAACTTCAATTGACTCTTGTTGCGGTATCCAAAAAGTGTCTTGAAGTGGGAGAACTTGTATTGTTGGTTTCTAATGTATTGAATATAGTGGGAGGTTCTTTTAAACGTATGGATGATCTTCGAGAATCTCAAGCAGAAAAAGTTCAAGAGGCATTAGACATGGGTGAACTTGAAACTGGTAGGGGTTTGAATCAAGAACTTGGTCTTGCTAGAGCTGCCGATACTCGTTGGGGTTCGCACTACAAATCTTTTAAGAACTTTATTTCTATATTTGGCTCAATTATTGATGTTCTTGATACTATCGTTGTTGATGTCCGGACTTTAAAAGAAAGAGTTAAGGCAAAGGGATATCTTAGCACTTGTCAAACATTTGAGGTTGCTTTCATGTTGCACCTAATGAGAGATATTTTGGCGATCACAAATGAGCTTAATACGTCCTTACAAAAAAAGGAGCAAGATATTGCAAATGCTATTCTACTTGTTGAAGTGGCAAAGAAACGGTTGCAAAAGTTAAGAGAAGAAGAATGTGATTCACTTATTGATAAGGTATCTGCATTTTGTGTCAAGTATAATATTTTGATACCAAACTTTGATGACCTCTATGTTAACTCTGGAAGATCTCGACGTAAAGTTGCTGATTATACTATTTTACATCACTATCGTGTTGATATATTTTTTAAGATTATTGATTGGCAAGTTCAAGAACTCAATGCTCGTTTTAATGAGGTGACAACGAACTTGCTTGTTGGACTAGCTTGCTTAAATCCAGTTGACTCATTTTCCAGTTTTGACATAAACAAGATATTGAGGATGACTGAATTATATCCTGATGATTTTGATGAGAATATAATGGTTACACTCAAGAATCAGCTTGAAACTTGTATTGTTGATGTTCGTGATGTTGATGAAAGGTTCTCAAATTTACAAGGACTTGTTGATCTTTCTGAAACACTAGTTAAGACAAAGAAGCATTTGAATTATCCATTTGTGTTTCGCCTTGTAAAATTTGCTTTGCTTCTACCTGTTGCCACTGCTACCGTTGAAAGAACTTTTTCGGCGATGAAGTCGATCAAGAGTGAATTGCGAAACCGAATGAATGACGAATTCATGAGCGGTTGTTTGGTACCTTatgtagaaagaaaaatatttaacaccattTCTGATGAGACTATTATGAATACGTTTCAGGAAATAAAAACTCGTAGAGGACAGTTGTaa